The Halostagnicola kamekurae sequence CTCGATCTGAATGTGGTCGTGGACGCTATCCTTGATCACCTTCATCACCGGCGTTTCGGCCGGATACTACAAAAACCGTCGTGTCACAGTGGAGATTGTTTCCCGGTTACATCCTCTGAGACGGCCGTCCACGCGCTATAGCAGTATTAGTAAAATCCAAATGGAACTGATGGCCCCACCGTCACGACGGCCAAACCCAAAGTATTACAACCAATCTTTCACTACCTAAAGTTAAATTGATTACCGTGCGCTGGTGGTTCGATTACGGTCGGTCAGGCGGCAGGCGTCTCGAGACCGCAGAACGTCTAGTCGTCGGCTGCGACGTGCCCGGAGTTGATACCCCGTGATACGTGCCCTCTTTCGACGCCTCGGGTCGTTCGCGGTCGTGCTCGCCGGCGTTTCCTTTCTCACCTACGGGCTCGTGTTTCTCACGCCGGGCGATCCGGCGTCGACGATCCTTCGAGAGCAACGTCAGAGCCCGCCATCGAGCGCCGCAACCGAAGCGTTTCGCGCGGAACACGGCCTCGACGAACCGTTCGTGACGCAGTACGTTTCGTGGCTGACGGACGCAGTTCGAGGCGATCTCGGCACCTCTTATGCCCGTTCGGAGCCGGTATCGTCGCTGCTGATCGAGTACCTTCCGAACACGCTCGAGCTAGCCCTCGCGGCGATCGGTATCTCGCTGCTGCTGGCCGTTCCGACGGGCGTCGTCAGCGCCGTCTATCACGACACCTGGATCGATCGAACCGGCCAGCTCGTCGCGACCCTGGGCGTTTCGATGCCGAACTTCTGGCTCGGATACCTCCTGATTCTCGTCTGCTCGCTCCGGCTCGGGCTGACGCCCGTTTCGGGCGCTGGAACGATCGATCACCTCGTGCTCCCCGCGATCACGCTCGGCACCGCGACGGCGGCGGTCCTCACGCGATTGGTTCGCGCCTCGATGCTCGAGGCGCTCGAGGCGGAGTACGTCGATACCGCGCGGTCGAAAGGCGTCCGCGAGCGGGTCGTGGTGACCAAACACGCGCTTCGAAACGCCCTCGTCCCCGTCCTGGCGCTCGTCGGCCTCCAGTTCGGGTTCGTGCTCAACGGCGCGGTCGTCGTCGAAGTCGTCTTCCAGCGACCGGGCCTCGGAACCCTGCTCGTCGACGCGGTCTTCGCTCGAGACGTTCCGGTTATCCAGGGCGTCGTGCTCGTGACCGCGACCGCGTTCGTCGCCATCAACCAGCTCGTGGACCTCGCCTCGCTCGCGCTCGATCCGAGACTCGAGCCGACGTCGATCGGCGGTGGTGCCCGATGAGCGAGTCGGACACCGCCGGTGACCGAGCGCGTCTCGTCGCGAGTCGGCTCGTCGACGCGGTTCGCGAACGTTCCGCCACGCGCGCCGGGACGAGGCTCCGTTCGAACGGACAGGTTCGCCTCGGCAGCGCGATCGTCGGCACGCTCGCTCTCGTCGCTCTCGTCGGCCCGCTGGTCGCACCCTACGATCCGACCGCGCAGGTGCTCGAGGCTCGACTTCGGGGCCCGACGCTCGCCCACCCGCTCGGAACCGACGCGCTGGGCCGGGACGTGGCCACCCGCATCGTCTACGGGGCGCGCGTCTCGCTCGGGCTCTCCCTGGTTGCGACGGGCGTCCGGGTCGTTCTCGGTACGACGATCGGGCTCCTAGCGGGTGTCAGCGGGGGCATCGTCGACGCGGCGTTGATGCGACTGGTCGACGTCCAACTCGCGTTTCC is a genomic window containing:
- the nikB gene encoding nickel ABC transporter permease — encoded protein: MIRALFRRLGSFAVVLAGVSFLTYGLVFLTPGDPASTILREQRQSPPSSAATEAFRAEHGLDEPFVTQYVSWLTDAVRGDLGTSYARSEPVSSLLIEYLPNTLELALAAIGISLLLAVPTGVVSAVYHDTWIDRTGQLVATLGVSMPNFWLGYLLILVCSLRLGLTPVSGAGTIDHLVLPAITLGTATAAVLTRLVRASMLEALEAEYVDTARSKGVRERVVVTKHALRNALVPVLALVGLQFGFVLNGAVVVEVVFQRPGLGTLLVDAVFARDVPVIQGVVLVTATAFVAINQLVDLASLALDPRLEPTSIGGGAR